The Podospora bellae-mahoneyi strain CBS 112042 chromosome 7, whole genome shotgun sequence genome includes a window with the following:
- a CDS encoding hypothetical protein (BUSCO:EOG09260TUT; EggNog:ENOG503NXU3; COG:J): MAAPRKPTLPVPGKENILITSALPYVNNVPHLGNIIGSVLSADVFARFCRARGLPTIYICGSDEYGTATETKALSEGVDPATLCAKYHAIHKEIYDWFRIDFDTFGRTPTDEHTEIVQSVFKHLWNNGYIEQRETTQAYCPEHESFLADRYVEGECSLCHDKGARGDQCDACGNLLDPMEPDLDASGNQETKATGWLINPKCKLDGTTPIKRQTKHLYLRLDALQGEIETWIASAKKDWSANCTSITYSWLDQGLKPRGITRDLKWGVPIPTGLDGLSEEDFAKKVFYVWFDACIGYPSITKTFTDAGNPSGTNWEKWWKNPEEVSLYQFMGKDNVPFHTIIWPASQIGSKENWTKVKTLSTTEYLNYEGGKFSKSKGVGVFGNNARDTGIDPDIWRFYLLSRRPETSDSEFKWEEFVDVNNNDLLKNLGNLCQRVIKFTQAKMGSVVPDFDLSKFPALQQHKDEVNKLLHEYNTTLRGLKLRHGLSVIMAISGLGNKLLQDNKLGNQLIAEEPERCNAVIGIALNHIHLLANVLAPYMPGKSQAILKQLGFDGEGQTASIPDVWEADAIKPGHKLGEPELLFATIPAAKIEEWRDAFGGEELRKIKEAEAKKAAEKKLAREKEKEKKKLKKEKERAEKEAAAAASGQAAAPIAAGETTTLPLRPAPAKATVEEPAPKN, translated from the exons ACATTCTCATCACGAGTGCTCTGCCCTATGTGAACAACGTTCCGCATCTCGGCAACATCATTGGCAGTGTTTTG TCGGCCGACGTCTTTGCTCGCTTCTGCAGGGCTAGAGGTCTGCCAACCATCTACATTTGCGGTTCCGACGAGTACGGGACCGCAACAGAGACAAAGGCGCTTTCGGAGGGTGTGGATCCTGCGACTCTTTGCGCCAAGTATCACGCGATTCACAAGGAGATCTACGACTGGTTCCGGATCGACTTTGACACCTTTGGTCGCACGCCCACAGATGAGCACACTGAAATCGTGCAGTCTGTCTTCAAGCACCTGTGGAACAATGGCTACATTGAGCAGCGCGAGACCACTCAGGCATACTGCCCCGAGCACGAGTCCTTCCTGGCTGATCGTTATGTAGAGGGAGAGTGCTCTCTGTGCCATGACAAGGGTGCTCGTGGTGACCAGTGCGATGCCTGCGGTAACTTGCTCGATCCTATGGAGCCCGATCTTGATGCTTCTGGCAACCAGGAGACCAAGGCTACCGGGTGGCTTATCAACCCCAAGTGCAAGCTTGACGGCACGACTCCTATCAAGCGTCAAACCAAGCATCTTTACCTTCGGTTAGATGCCCTTCAGGGAGAAATTGAGACGTGGATTGCTTCAGCCAAGAAGGACTGGAGTGCCAACTGTACCTCGATTACCTATTCATGGCTCGACCAAGGCCTCAAGCCTCGCGGCATCACTCGTGATCTCAAGTGGGGTGTACCAA TTCCCACTGGTCTCGACGGTCTTTCTGAAGAGGACTTTGCCAAGAAGGTGTTTTATGTGTGGTTTGACGCCTGCA TCGGTTATCCATCAATTACCAAGACATTTACCGATGCTGGGAACCCGAGCGGCACCAACTGGGAGAAGTGGTGGAAGAACCCTGAGGAGGTGTCTCTCTACCAATTCATGGGCAAGGACAACGTGCC cttccacaccatcatctgGCCTGCGTCGCAGATCGGCTCCAAGGAAAACTGGACCAAGGTCAAGACCTTGTCCACCACCGAATACTTGAACTATGAGGGCGGCAAGTTCAGCAAGTCCAagggtgttggtgtcttTGGTAACAATGCTCGGGATACTGGTATTGATCCTGATATCTGGAGATTCTACCTTCTCTCCAGACGCCCAGAGACCAGTGATTCAGAGTTCAAGTGGGA AGAATTTGTTgacgtcaacaacaacgacctTCTCAAGAACCTCGGCAACCTTTGCCAGCGTGTCATCAAGTTCACTCAGGCCAAGATGGGCAGCGTGGTTCCCGATTTTGACCTTTCCAAGTTCCCTGCTCTCCAGCAGCACAAGGATGAAGTTAACAAGCTTCTCCATGAGTACAACACTACTCTCAGGGGCCTCAAGCTTAGACACGGTCTCTCGGTCATCATGGC TATCTCTGGTCTTGGTAACAAGCTTCTTCAAGACAACAAGCTCGGCAACCAGCTCATTGCTGAGGAGCCTGAGCGCTGCAATGCAGTCATCGGTATCGCTCTGAACCACATTCACCTCCTTGCCAACGTATTGGCTCCTTATATGCCCGGCAAATCCCAGGCTATCCTCAAGCAGCTTGGTTTCGACGGCGAGGGCCAGACCGCCAGCATCCCCGATGTCTGGGAGGCTGATGCTATCAAGCCCGGCCACAAGCTTGGCGAGCCCGAGCTATTGTTTGCTACCATCCCAGcggccaagattgaggagtGGCGCGATGCTttcggtggtgaggagcttcggaagatcaaggaggccgaagctaagaaggctgccgagaagaagctcgcgagggagaaggagaaggagaaaaagaaactcaagaaggagaaggagagagccgagaaggaggctgctgctgccgcttctggtcaggctgctgctcccatTGCTGCTGGGGAAACCACAACGCTGCCACTTCGTCCTGCGCCTGCAAAGGCCACAGTGGAGGAGCCTGCACCAAAGAACTGA
- a CDS encoding hypothetical protein (EggNog:ENOG503Q4WM; COG:S), producing the protein MSNVMISHQQTNKKMPPPSEKDNTPVSKPNPPPDYFPTPLPQSIRSDILTWRFPRPFHQLTLTGRSRAAWHTSFVIPELNLLLDAGLVVGAHRPKHVFLTHGHSDHCLLTPAFLRADPPHTPPLLYCPEEMARPLEQFLQGSQLLNKGFTGFGEGEGECRLGRLGRYTITTMKPGEETGLRYVKGQRWKATAVRCDHTVASIGYVFSTTTSKLKPEYQGLKGEEIKRLRTEGVEITGEVEQPVFAFMGDTTAAVYEEGGEMDGFLKRGVRVVITECSFLRESREHREQADKTKHTMWSDLERVVRRWPGVVWVVMHFSLRYEEGDVVSFFGEMEERPGNLVVWADGGVGMGEGR; encoded by the exons ATGTCCAATGTGATGAT ATCccaccaacaaacaaacaagaaaatgccaccaccatcagaaaAGGACAACACACCGGTCTCGAagccaaacccaccaccagacTACTTCCCCACCCCGCTGCCTCAATCCATCCGTTCCGACATCCTCACCTGGCGCTTCCCCAGGCCGTTCCACCAGCTCACCTTGACCGGCCGCTCCCGCGCAGCATGGCACACCTCGTTTGTGATTCCCGAGCTGAATCTTCTTCTCGAtgctgggctggtggtgggggctCACCGACCTAAGCATGTCTTTCTCACTCATGGACATTCCGACCACTGCCTGCTCACCCCTGCCTTCTTGAGGGCCGATCCCCCTCACACCCCGCCGTTGCTGTACTGcccggaggagatggccAGGCCGCTGGAGCAGTTCCTGCAGGGGAGCCAGCTGTTGAACAAGGGGTTTactgggtttggggagggcgagggggagtgcaggttggggaggttggggaggtaCACCATCACGACGATGAAGCCGGGGGAGGAAACGGGGTTGAGGTATGTGAAGGGGCAGAGGTGGAAGGCCACGGCTGTGAGGTGTGACCATACTGTGGCCAGTATTGGTTACGTCTTTTCCACCACGACGAGCAAGCTGAAACCTGAGTACCAGGgcttgaagggggaggagatcaagaggttgaggacggaaggggtggagatcacgggggaggtggagcagCCTGTTTTTGCTTTCATGGGGGACACGACTGCTGCGGTgtatgaggaggggggggagatggatgggttttTGAAACGGGGGGTCAGGGTTGTGATTACGGAGTGCAGTTTTTTGAGAGAGAGCCGGGAGCATAGGGAGCAGGCGGATAAGACGAAGCACACCATGTGGAGTGATTTGgaaagggtggtgagaaggtggcctggggtggtttgggtggtgatgcatTTTAGTTTGAGgtatgaggagggggatgtggtgagtttttttggggagatggaggagaggccGGGGAACTTGGTGGTTTGGGCTGacgggggggttgggatgggggaggggaggtag
- a CDS encoding hypothetical protein (COG:F; EggNog:ENOG503NZE2) gives MDFISLPKIELHAHLSGSISRQTLHEIWSQKPSSSSSSSLPDPLVEMPPGKHDYDLQTFFPLFTSYIYTLISDLPSLRHSTLSVLRDFQSDGVVYLELRTTPRAIPSANITKHLYVQTILGCIAEFEAGEGCTLRTKLILSVDRRNTLAQAEEVLELCRQFKGRGVVGIDLCGDPAVVDNLRSFTPVFRQAEKEGLKVTLHFAEAEVSGTEEELDLLLGWRPERLGHVIHLGEGVKQKVRERRGVGLELCLSCNVHAGMVRGGFEGHHFGEWWKVEEVVVVLGTDDVGVFGSPLSNEYALVAKHFGLGRREICNLARKGIDVIFGGEEEKERLRKIMWTE, from the exons ATGGacttcatctccctccccaaaatagAG CTCCACGCCCACCTCTCCGGCTCCATCTCCCGCCAAACCCTCCACGAAATCTGGTCCCAAaagccatcctcctcctcctcctcctccctccccgaccccCTGGTCGAAATGCCCCCAGGCAAACACGACTACGACCTCCaaaccttcttccccctcttcacctcctaCATCTACACCCTCATCTccgacctcccctccctccgccactccaccctctccgtcCTCCGCGACTTCCAGTCCGACGGCGTCGTCTACCTCGAACTCCGCACCACACCCCGCGCCATCCCTtccgccaacatcaccaagcacCTCTACGTCCAGACCATCCTCGGCTGCATCGCCGAATTCGAGGCCGGGGAAGGGTGCACCCTCCGGACAAAGCTGATCCTCTCAGTCGACCGGAGGAACACCCTTGCCCaagcggaggaggtgctAGAGCTCTGCAGGCAGTTTAAGGGGAGGGGCGTGGTGGGGATCGATCTGTGTGGGGATCCCGCTGTGGTTGACAACCTCAGATCTTTCACGCCTGTGTTCCGACAGGCGGAAAAGGAAGGGTTGAAGGTCACGCTTCATTttgccgaggccgaggtttctgggacggaggaggagttggacttgctgctgggctggAGGCCGGAGAGGTTGGGACATGTGATTCATTTGGGCGAGGGGGTTAAGCAGAAagtgagggagaggaggggggtggggttggagttgtgTCTGAGTTGTAATGTTCATGCTGGTATGGTTCgtggggggtttgaggggca TCACTTTGGGGAGTGgtggaaggtggaggaggtggttgttgttttaGGT ACCGACGACGTGGGCGTCTTTGGCAGCCCACTGTCCAACGAATACGCCCTGGTGGCCAAACACTTTGGCCTGGGCCGTCGGGAGATATGCAACCTCGCCCGAAAAGGCATCGACGTCAtctttggcggcgaggaagaaaaggagaggCTTCGAAAGATAATGTGGACCGAGTAG
- the STE4 gene encoding G protein subunit beta (EggNog:ENOG503NUGZ; BUSCO:EOG092645OU; COG:S) has translation MDPGRPNDVSPEAMQARIQQARREAETLKDRIKRKKEELADTTLRAVAAQAHEQIPKNQLMRTKRTLKGHLAKIYAMHWSTDRRHLVSASQDGKLIIWDAYTTNKVHAIPLRSSWVMTCAYAPSGNYVACGGLDNICSIYNLNQSRDGPTRVARELSGHAGYLSCCRFINDRSILTSSGDMTCMKWDIETGTKVVEFADHLGDVMSISLNPTNQNTFISGACDAFAKLWDIRAGKAVQTFAGHESDINAIQFFPDGHSFVTGSDDATCRLFDIRADRELNFYGSESILCGITSVATSVSGRLLFAGYDDFECKVGQTEKEKEKNSPACAKFVRLTVGNKVWDVTRGEKVGSLVGHENRVSCLGVSNDGISLCTGSWDAFLKVWAY, from the exons ATGGATCCAGGCCGACCGAACGATGTATCGCCCGAGGCGATGCAGGCACGCATCCAGCAGGCGCGTCGCGAGGCTGAGACTCTCAAGGACAGAAtcaagagaaagaaggaggagctggccgacACGACGC TCCGCGCCGTCGCCGCCCAGGCCCACGAGCAGATCCCAAAGAACCAGCtgatgaggacgaagaggacaCTGAAGGGCCATCTCGCAAAGATCTACGCGATGCACTGGTCGACCGACCGAAGACACCTCGTTTCTGCTTCACAAGAcggcaagctcatcatctGGGACGCCTACACAACAAACAAGGTGCACGCCATCCCCCTCCGATCATCATGGGTCATGACCTGCGCCTACGCCCCGAGCGGCAATTACGTCGCCTGCGGTGGTCTCGACAACATCTGCTCCATCTACAACCTCAACCAGAGCCGTGACGGGCCCACGCGCGTCGCCAGGGAACTGTCGGGCCACGCCGGCTATCTTTCCTGCTGCCGTTTCATCAACGACCGGAGCATCCTCACCTCGTCGGGCGACATGACTTGCATGAAGTGGGACATCGAGACGGGCACAAAGGTGGTCGAATTCGCCGACCACTTGGGAGATGTCATGAGCATCAGCTTGAACccaacaaaccaaaacaCTTTCATCTCGGGTGCCTGCGACGCCTTCGCTAAGCTTTGGGATATCCGCGCCGGCAAGGCCGTGCAGACGTTTGCCGGTCACGAGTCCGACATCAACGCCATCCAGTTTTTCCCCGATGGCCACTCTTTTGTAACAGGTTCCGATGATGCCACCTGCCGATTATTCGACATCCGTGCCGACAGGGAATTGAACTTTTATGGG TCCGAGTCGATCCTGTGCGGTATCACCTCGGTGGCCACCTCTGTATCTGGCAGGCTGCTGTTTGCTGGTTATGATGATTTCGAGTGCAAGGTAGGACAGactgaaaaagaaaaagaaaaaaattcCCCTGCGTGCGCAAAGTTTGTGAGGCTAACCGTCGGTAATAAGGTTTGGGATGTTACCCGGGGTGAAAAGGTTGGCTCTCTCGTAGGCCACGAAAACCGTGTCAGCTGCTTGGGAGTTTCCAACGACGGTATAAGTTTGTGTACCGGTTCATGGGACGCTTTC CTCAAGGTTTGGGCCTACTAG
- a CDS encoding hypothetical protein (EggNog:ENOG503P1PY; COG:T), translated as MSNPTPAQEEFATFLDKNSRDSLDGIHPEDRASAAREAADHSEDEEEQYRAQKIDEAMRMPTMDSRTALRLPPTSFDDGHSTGVKGVIADARSYENARQRTWEDKARTVRRSVFGLEGGRHSGTDSDASGAEDADEEEFLNRWRESRKRELEEESRNPVRNRRTSPSVRMYGRFEEVDALGYLDSIEKVGRETVVVVFVYDHQSEVSAAIESALVPLVSTHPTVRFVKVHYEEIEFDNAGVPAVLAYRNQGDLFANLTGILELIPDEDDFDTDALKRIFTKHNIL; from the exons ATGTCGAACCCTACACCGGCCCAAGAAGAATTCGCTACCTTTCTCGACAAGAATAGTCGTGATTCACTGGACGGAATACACCCCGAAGACAGAGCGAGTGCTGCTAGAGAGGCAGCTGACCACagcgaagacgaggaggagcagtaTCGCGCTCAGAAAATCGACGAAGCCATGAGGATGCCTACTATGGACTCTCGCACAGCGTTGCGCCTCCCACCAACGTCGTTCGACGACGGCCATTCTACTGGTGTGAAGGGTGTGATTGCCGACGCAAGATCATACGAGAATGCGCGGCAACGGACCTGGGAGGATAAGGCGCGCACTGTTCGCCGAAGTGTCTTTGGTCTCGAAGGAGGCAGGCACAGCGGGACCGACAGCGACGCAAGCGGAGCTGAGGACGCCGATGAGGAAGAGTTCTTGAATCGCTGGCGGGAAAGCAGAAAGagagagctggaggaggagagcaggaATCCTGTCCGGAACAGGAGGACAAGCCCAAGCGTCAGGATGTATGGCCGTttcgaggaggttgatgctcTTGGCTATCTGGACTCGATAGAAaaggttgggagggaaacggttgttgtggtgtttgTCTATGACCATCAG AGCGAAGTATCAGCGGCAATCGAATCAGCCCTCGTCCCCCTCGTCTCAACACATCCCACTGTTCGGTTTGTCAAAGTACACTACGAGGAAATCGAATTCGACAACGCCGGTGTACCGGCGGTGCTGGCCTACCGCAACCAAGGCGACCTTTTTGCGAACCTGACTGGCATACTGGAGTTGATCCCAGATGAGGATGACTTCGACACGGATGCCCTCAAGAGGATCTTTACCAAGCACAACATTTTGTGA
- a CDS encoding hypothetical protein (EggNog:ENOG503NW59): MSSTRHAPRTLFPELGQTPQWVNSSMRGRPRLVIASGTSTYSVRQLWPGAQAETQTANRNKVWLFSAPKEPGKSKVKGNRSVESKQTIEFPPFNPAVGTETRDNTRPIFNTCSSTPDDDLTPSSPALRFPKPQGSQDLANWISRSSPDIMKATALEPTNLADSAYEIINPADTTDSESQDGRLTESTSSLCAGRSDDVHSLGGSDHHYTSESDGEVEEEEDVDDEEDDEEVGNSSHASSIRYTDEALGNPSTQLPASALECGSSSEGSGVVVRAIEFQEDDGDEPLMLEKISAKHAVRDYNEDDSASLAAQLDLSQQPKRLVATIRQTMSQAHLSTKKPLRVLYVGRPEAQRAIVLKTCNAIWASPSTSDEDQDHSNQDREGVYNIVPISSFGSSPELDLMHASPCQIKVEHCTSAEEVIYEGSSFPPDTVYTITVEHDKVYTSISSPGGNVIQPRYILPHIAFFYCSQKDDAEAERTRDAAWNFLRRHRVPSIFISEAQDFAKCNKGSWNDYVNEHAIHLCLESRDPDRPLAPLRFPIDLGSFNDIDARQMNRNLAYLTGLSEPEEESFIEVETPKKKNMPRLQIVEALDAARDSWAKFVERGGPQRLLPFLVPLFLALFSPYLMSLFARDPSSSVAPSTQVPLAANLGSTPVCAASPLSTTSISAGVLTTTKTVVVSLTETRTVEISQTAPLTSSLASALSYAGLLSDRSLAPAQPEPQKQETKKPVPVKNIALSASIAGASEILVGVPSNHKARRLLPNGINLNVCRGGVCLEKDISSVDQGLLIKLQPKDAWGAVNVTIVSTRKPKINETFEVDLGKTGMTNAFGAGLHMLQDVMKKVSSGVDGATSQVGEGAVANAFKHALEAGKSAGSWAKEQLTWSAGQLQEHAELSVLQAQIRSKLLWLKAQGKMEEHDAYQRNATRFLKMRQDELAKVQAFEKGGSGTEVCGKSWLPFKRRCQTAGHMAKDINRANGWMKKIMR; this comes from the exons ATGTCCAGCACCCGACATGCTCCCCGTACCTTATTCCCTGAGCTTGGTCAAACCCCGCAGTGGGTTAACAGCTCGATGAGGGGCAGGCCGCGTCTTGTGATAGCCAGCGGCACCTCAACTTATAG TGTAAGGCAGCTCTGGCCCGGGGCGCAGGCAGAAACCCAAACTGCGAACCGCAACAAAGTCTGGCTTTTTAGTGCCCCCAAGGAACCTGGAAAGAGCAAGGTGAAAGGAAACCGCAGTGTTGAATCAAAA CAGACCATCGAATTCCCCCCATTTAACCCCGCCGTTGGCACCGAGACCAGAGACAACACTCGACCTATCTTCAACACTTGCAGTTCTACGCCAGACGACGACCTCACACCATCGTCGCCGGCTCTTCGGTTCCCCAAACCTCAAGGCAGTCAAGATCTTGCCAACTGGATTTCCAGGAGCTCGCCCGACATCATGAAGGCAACCGCTTTAGAGCCGACCAATCTGGCCGACTCGGCCTATGAGATAATCAACCCCGCCGACACCACCGATTCCGAGAGCCAAGATGGCCGCTTGACCGAATCCACAAGCTCTCTCTGCGCTGGTCGGTCTGACGACGTCCATAGCTTGGGCGGCTCGGACCACCATTATACGAGCGAGTCCGATGgtgaagtggaggaggaagaagatgttgacgatgaagaagacgacgaggaggtcgGTAATTCTTCACATGCTTCCTCGATCAGGTATACGGATGAGGCGCTGGGGAACCCTTCTACACAGCTCCCCGCATCTGCACTGGAGTGTGGCTCGTCCTCTGAGGGGTCTGGTGTTGTCGTGCGGGCAATCGAGTTTCaggaggacgatggtgaCGAGCCTCTGATGCTCGAGAAGATCTCGGCGAAGCATGCCGTGCGGGACTATAATGAGGACGACTCGGCCTCTCTGGCAGCTCAACTAGATTTGTCGCAACAGCCCAAGCGCCTTGTGGCCACTATTCGTCAGACTATGTCCCAGGCTCACCTTTCGACCAAGAAACCCCTTCGTGTCCTCTATGTGGGCCGACCTGAGGCTCAACGGGCTATCGTGCTCAAGACTTGCAATGCTATTTGGGCCTCCCCCAGTACCAGCGACGAGGATCAGGATCACAGCAACCAAGACAGGGAAGGAGTCTACAATATTGTGCCCATTTCGTCTTTCGGTTCCTCACCCGAGCTTGATCTCATGCACGCCTCGCCGTGTCAAATCAAAGTCGAGCACTGCACATCAGCTGAAGAGGTCATCTACGAGGGATCCTCGTTCCCCCCAGACACAGTGTACACCATTACCGTGGAGCACGACAAGGTATACACGTCCATATCCTCACCTGGCGGCAATGTCATCCAGCCTAGATACATTCTGCCACACATCGCCTTCTTTTATTGCAGCCAGAAAGACGACGCCGAGGCGGAGCGGACAAGAGACGCTGCTTGGAACTTCTTGAGGCGCCACCGCGTCCCGTCCATTTTTATCTCGGAAGCGCAGGACTTTGCCAAGTGCAACAAGGGCAGTTGGAATGATTATGTGAACGAGCATGCTATCCATCTTTGCTTGGAGTCTCGAGACCCCGACAGGCCACTGGCCCCCCTTCGCTTCCCCATTGACCTTGGATCCTTCAACGATATCGACGCTCGCCAAATGAACCGCAACTTGGCCTATCTCACCGGACTGTCggagccagaggaggaatCGTTCATTGAAGTCGAGacacccaagaagaagaacatgcCCCGGCTACAGATTGTGGAGGCTCTTGATGCAGCCAGGGATAGCTGGGCAAAGTTCGTGGAGCGCGGTGGTCCTCAacgtcttcttcctttcctcGTGCCCCTCTTTCTggctctcttctccccctaCCTCATGTCACTTTTTGCTCGGGACCCATCGTCATCTGTCGCCCCATCCACACAAGTGCCACTTGCTGCCAACCTTGGCTCTACCCCAGTTTGCGCGGCTAGCCCCTTGTCGACAACGAGCATTTCAGCTGGCGTGTTAACAACTACCAAGACAGTTGTCGTTAGCCTCACGGAGACCAGGACTGTCGAAATCAGTCAAACAGCACCACTAACTAGTTCTTTGGCGTCTGCTCTCTCCTATGCTGGCCTCTTGTCTGACCGGTCACTGGCTCCCGCTCAACCGGAGCCGCAAAAGCAGGAGACGAAGAAGCCAGTTCCTGTCAAGAATATTGCGCTTTCCGCCAGCATTGCCGGTGCCAGCGAGATTTTGGTGGGTGTTCCTTCGAATCACAAGGCTCGCCGCCTACTGCCAAATGGCATCAACCTCAATGTGTGCCGCGGCGGTGTCTGTCTTGAGAAAGACATCAGCTCCGTGGACCAAGGCCTCCTCATCAAGCTTCAACCAAAGGATGCCTGGGGCGCGGTCAATGTGACCATCGTCTCCACTCGGAAGCCTAAGATCAATGAAACCTTTGAGGTTGATTTGGGGAAGACTGGTATGACGAACGCATTTGGGGCGGGCTTGCACATGTTGCAGGACGTGATGAAGAAGGTGTCCTCCGGTGTGGATGGTGCGACATCCCAGGTGGGCGAGGGAGCCGTCGCCAATGCTTTTAAGCATGCTTTGGAGGCTGGCAAATCTGCTGGGAGCTGGGCAAAGGAGCAGCTTACTTGGTCAGCAGGACAGCTCCAGGAACATGCCGAGTTGTCTGTCCTCCAAGCTCAAATCCGGTCGAAGCTTCTCTGGCTCAAGGCGcaggggaagatggaggaaCACGATGCCTACCAGCGAAACGCAACTCGCTTTCTCAAGATGAGGCAGGACGAGCTGGCTAAGGTCCAGGCCTTTGAGAAGGGCGGGTCTGGTACGGAAGTCTGTGGCAAGTCCTGGTTGCCTTTCAAGAGACGTTGTCAGACGGCAGGTCACATGGCTAAGGACATCAACCGGGCCAACgggtggatgaagaagattATGCGTTGA
- the sbp1 gene encoding Ran GTPase binding protein Sbp1 (COG:U; BUSCO:EOG09264XT5; EggNog:ENOG503NYZB) produces the protein MSAPENETKPVEEVAAPVAEEQKPVTSSSVFSMFGGGAKKEKKEEEDRGDNSGSAKAQREAAAAAAADEDQAPESEDVHFEPVIRLTEKVEVKTNEESEEQVFKMRAKLFKYVAETREWKERGTGDVRLLKHKENGKTRLIMRRDQTLKVCANHYIVPEMKLSPNVGSDRSWVWNASADVSEGEPEAVTLAIRFANSDNANQFKDAFIKAQKENEALRLAAEAAAEKTEESKEETKEEAKEEAKEEEKKEETA, from the exons ATGTCTGCCCCCGAGAACGAGACCAAGCCCGTCGAGGAGGTTGCCGCCCCTGTCgctgaggagcagaagcccGTCACCTCTTCGTCTGTTTTCTCCATGTTTGGCGGCGGtgccaagaaggaaaagaaggaggaggaggaccgcGGTGACAACTCTGGCAGTGCCAAGGCCCAGCGCgaggctgcggctgctgctgccgccgatGAGGACCAGGCCCCCGAGTCGGAGGATGTCCATTTCGAGCCAGTCATCCGCCTGACCGAGAAGGTCGAGGTCAAGACCAACGAGGAGTCGGAGGAGCAGGTGTTCAAGATGCGCGCCAAGCTGTTCAAGTATGTTGCTGAGACCCGCGAGTGGAAGGAGCGCGGGACTGGCGATGTCCGTCTGCTCAAGCACAAGGAGAATGGCAAGACCCGGTTGATCATGCGTCGTGATCAGACCCTCAAGGTTTGCGCCAACCACTACA TTGTGCCCGAGATGAAGCTTTCCCCCAACGTTGGCTCTGACCGCAGCTGGGTGTGGAACGCCTCCGCCGATGTCAGCGAGGGCGAGCCCGAGGCTGTCACTCTTGCCATCCGCTTCGCCAACTCGGACAATGCCAACCAGTTCAAGGATGCCTTCATCAAGGCCCAGAAGGAGAACGAGGCCCTGAGACTGGCTGCTgaggccgccgccgagaagactgaggagagcaaggaggagactaaggaggaggccaaggaggaggccaaggaggaggagaagaaggaggagactgcctaa